One Burkholderia thailandensis E264 genomic window carries:
- a CDS encoding TfoX/Sxy family protein, with amino-acid sequence MNWKAEKLRADELAEQLDALGPIGVARFFSGASLRLDGVLFGFVHAGSLFLRVDDDTRAAFERAGMRPFSYPGRTRTVVVGGYYETPADVLEDVGMLRDWCRDAYRAAVRAGAGARRAKRK; translated from the coding sequence ATGAACTGGAAAGCGGAAAAGCTGCGCGCGGACGAGCTTGCCGAGCAGCTCGACGCGCTCGGGCCGATCGGGGTCGCGCGTTTCTTCAGCGGCGCGTCGCTCAGGCTCGACGGCGTGCTGTTCGGCTTCGTTCATGCAGGATCGCTGTTTCTGCGCGTCGACGACGACACTCGCGCGGCGTTCGAGCGCGCGGGCATGCGGCCGTTCTCGTATCCGGGGCGCACGCGCACGGTCGTCGTCGGCGGCTATTACGAAACGCCCGCCGACGTGCTCGAAGACGTCGGCATGCTGCGCGACTGGTGTCGCGACGCGTATCGCGCGGCGGTTCGCGCGGGCGCGGGCGCGCGTCGCGCGAAGCGGAAGTAG
- a CDS encoding M20 family metallopeptidase has protein sequence MTTAIDHDRLADFIERKWNDEILHALTDYIAVPAKSPAFDPGWAKHGYIERVVVDAAQWAERQPVKGLKVEIVRLAGRTPVIFFETPATRAGSTDTILLYGHLDKQPEFDGWRADLGPWTPKFEGGKLYGRGGADDGYAIYASLAALGALDAQGIGRPRCVGLIETCEESGSYDLLPYVDALRTRLGDVSLVVCLDSGAGNYDQLWLTTSLRGLVSGDLQVEVLEEGVHSGVYGGVAPSSFRVMRQLFERLEDAATGNLLPSSFHCEVPASRLRETEAAASILGDAVWKGLPWACGQDGKPVLPTTADPREALLNSTWRPSLSVTGAQGLLALENAGNVLRPRTAFKLSLRLPPLVDAAQAVQHLKALLELDPPYNAKVTFKPDAGAATGWNAPDVAPWLGAALDDASRRHFGADCAYMGLGGTIPLMNVLHEGFPSAQFMVCGVLGPKSNAHGPNEFLHVPYAKKLTAAVADVIAAAR, from the coding sequence ATGACCACCGCCATCGACCACGACCGCCTCGCCGATTTCATCGAGCGCAAATGGAACGACGAGATCCTGCACGCGCTGACCGACTACATCGCGGTGCCCGCGAAAAGCCCCGCGTTCGATCCCGGCTGGGCGAAGCACGGCTACATCGAGCGCGTCGTCGTCGACGCCGCGCAATGGGCCGAGCGGCAGCCGGTGAAGGGGCTGAAGGTCGAGATCGTGCGGCTTGCCGGCCGCACGCCGGTGATCTTCTTCGAGACGCCGGCGACGCGCGCGGGCAGCACCGACACGATCCTGCTGTACGGCCATCTCGACAAGCAGCCCGAATTCGACGGCTGGCGCGCGGATCTCGGCCCGTGGACGCCGAAGTTCGAGGGCGGCAAGCTGTACGGCCGCGGCGGCGCGGACGACGGCTATGCGATCTACGCGAGCCTCGCGGCGCTCGGCGCGCTCGACGCGCAGGGCATCGGGCGGCCGCGCTGCGTCGGCCTCATCGAGACCTGCGAGGAGTCGGGCAGCTACGATCTGCTGCCGTACGTCGACGCGCTGCGCACACGGCTCGGCGACGTGAGCCTTGTCGTGTGCCTCGATTCGGGCGCCGGCAATTACGATCAGCTTTGGCTCACGACGTCGCTGCGCGGGCTCGTGTCGGGCGATCTGCAGGTCGAGGTGCTCGAAGAGGGTGTGCATTCGGGCGTGTACGGCGGGGTCGCGCCGTCGAGCTTCCGCGTGATGCGTCAACTGTTCGAGCGGCTCGAGGACGCGGCGACCGGCAATCTGCTGCCGTCGTCGTTTCACTGCGAGGTGCCGGCGAGCCGCTTGCGCGAGACCGAAGCGGCCGCGTCGATTCTCGGCGACGCCGTGTGGAAGGGGCTGCCGTGGGCGTGCGGGCAGGACGGCAAGCCGGTGTTGCCGACCACGGCCGATCCGCGCGAGGCGCTTCTGAATTCGACGTGGCGGCCGTCGCTGTCCGTCACGGGCGCGCAGGGGTTGCTTGCGCTCGAGAACGCGGGCAACGTGCTGCGGCCGCGCACCGCGTTCAAGCTGTCGCTGCGGCTGCCGCCGCTCGTCGACGCCGCGCAGGCGGTGCAGCACCTGAAGGCGTTGCTCGAGCTCGATCCGCCGTACAACGCGAAGGTCACGTTCAAGCCCGACGCGGGCGCGGCGACCGGCTGGAATGCGCCGGACGTCGCGCCGTGGCTCGGCGCGGCGCTCGACGACGCGTCGCGCCGGCACTTCGGCGCCGACTGCGCGTACATGGGCCTCGGCGGCACGATCCCGCTGATGAACGTGCTGCACGAAGGTTTTCCGTCCGCTCAATTCATGGTGTGCGGCGTGCTCGGCCCGAAATCGAACGCGCACGGGCCGAACGAGTTCCTGCACGTGCCGTACGCGAAGAAGCTGACGGCCGCGGTGGCCGACGTGATCGCCGCCGCGCGTTGA
- the ftrA gene encoding transcriptional regulator FtrA, with amino-acid sequence MHNHLVVALAYDRLCTFEFGCVVELFALARPELGVDWYRFAVCTSEPGPVRAAGGIKVEAPYRLALMDRADTIVIPGWRDPDETPPEPLLKKIRAAHRRGARLCSICSGVFVLAAAGVLDGVTVTTHWRYAERLRARYPSLRVNPDALYVDEGQIVTSAGSAAGLDMLMHLVRRDHGGAIANRVAQRLVLPPHRDGGQAQFVPRPLPSVGGDRLAKLIDWMREHAGQPHTLAALAARAAMSPRTLQRQFRDATGLGPYEWLIRERVGLAKEMIERDPALPIARVVALAGFGSEESMRRHFRRIAATSPAAYRRSFDAG; translated from the coding sequence ATGCACAATCATCTCGTCGTCGCGCTCGCCTACGATCGGCTCTGCACCTTCGAATTCGGCTGCGTCGTCGAACTGTTCGCGCTTGCGCGGCCGGAGCTCGGCGTCGACTGGTATCGCTTCGCGGTCTGCACGAGCGAGCCGGGGCCCGTGCGCGCGGCGGGCGGCATCAAGGTCGAGGCGCCGTATCGGCTCGCGCTGATGGATCGCGCGGATACGATCGTGATTCCCGGCTGGCGCGATCCGGACGAAACGCCGCCCGAGCCGCTGCTCAAGAAGATTCGCGCGGCCCACCGGCGCGGCGCTCGGCTGTGCTCGATCTGCTCGGGCGTGTTCGTGCTCGCCGCGGCGGGCGTGCTCGACGGCGTGACCGTCACGACGCACTGGCGTTACGCCGAGCGTCTGCGGGCGCGCTATCCGTCGCTGCGCGTGAATCCCGATGCGCTCTACGTCGACGAAGGGCAGATCGTCACGTCGGCGGGCTCGGCGGCGGGCCTCGACATGCTGATGCACCTCGTGCGCCGCGATCACGGCGGCGCGATCGCGAATCGCGTCGCGCAGCGGCTCGTGCTGCCGCCGCATCGCGACGGCGGCCAGGCGCAGTTCGTGCCGCGGCCGCTGCCGAGCGTCGGCGGCGACCGGCTGGCGAAGCTGATCGACTGGATGCGCGAGCATGCGGGGCAGCCGCACACGCTCGCCGCGCTCGCCGCGCGCGCGGCGATGAGTCCGCGCACGTTGCAGCGGCAGTTTCGCGACGCGACGGGGCTCGGCCCGTACGAGTGGCTGATCCGCGAGCGGGTCGGGCTCGCGAAGGAGATGATCGAGCGCGATCCCGCGCTGCCCATCGCGCGCGTCGTCGCGCTCGCGGGGTTCGGCTCGGAGGAGTCGATGCGCCGGCATTTCCGGCGCATCGCGGCGACGAGTCCGGCCGCGTATCGCCGCAGTTTCGATGCGGGTTGA
- a CDS encoding rhodanese-like domain-containing protein codes for MSHVTEIPAADSAAAVAHFAASLAFETDCWDVHDALASGAPDFVLLDVRSPEHYAAAHVPGALNLPHRKIIESRLSEFARDACFVVYCAGPHCNGAARAALRLARLGRPVKLMLGGVTGWLDEGFALARGNGA; via the coding sequence ATGTCCCACGTCACCGAGATTCCCGCCGCCGACAGCGCCGCCGCCGTCGCCCACTTCGCCGCATCGCTCGCCTTCGAGACCGATTGCTGGGACGTGCACGACGCGCTTGCGTCCGGCGCGCCCGACTTCGTGCTGCTCGACGTGCGCAGCCCCGAGCACTACGCGGCCGCGCACGTGCCCGGCGCACTCAACCTGCCGCACCGAAAAATCATTGAAAGCAGGCTATCCGAATTTGCGCGCGACGCGTGCTTCGTCGTCTATTGCGCCGGCCCGCATTGCAACGGCGCGGCCCGCGCGGCGCTCAGGCTCGCGCGCCTCGGCCGGCCGGTGAAGCTGATGCTCGGCGGCGTGACGGGCTGGCTCGACGAAGGATTCGCGCTCGCGCGCGGCAACGGCGCGTAA
- a CDS encoding superinfection immunity protein encodes MQMEILIQIVGSVVAIALYFFPAVVADRRRRDDRLTIALFNALFGWTGIGWLLTLYWALQPNAAGDFASDVRLKRRAISMKTFSTGLVERVQRRIAAQEQWAEKQGTR; translated from the coding sequence ATGCAGATGGAAATCCTGATCCAGATTGTTGGCTCGGTCGTCGCGATCGCGCTCTACTTTTTTCCGGCGGTCGTTGCCGATCGCCGCCGTCGCGACGACAGGCTGACGATCGCGCTGTTCAACGCGCTGTTCGGCTGGACAGGAATCGGCTGGCTGCTGACGCTGTACTGGGCGCTGCAGCCGAATGCGGCCGGCGACTTCGCCAGCGATGTGCGGCTCAAGCGCCGTGCGATCAGCATGAAAACGTTCTCGACGGGCCTGGTCGAACGCGTGCAGCGGCGAATCGCCGCGCAGGAGCAGTGGGCCGAAAAGCAAGGCACTCGCTGA
- a CDS encoding YodC family protein: MTTYRDTHATSFRIGDVVTLKTGGPRMTVTYAGPVVFDTGEWVICQWFDEHGEFRQEMFPNETVVLEPRTISAGLARMRSLSVRGGMQA; encoded by the coding sequence ATGACGACTTACCGTGATACGCATGCCACTTCGTTCCGGATCGGCGATGTCGTGACGCTCAAGACAGGCGGTCCGCGAATGACGGTGACGTATGCCGGCCCGGTCGTGTTCGACACGGGCGAGTGGGTGATCTGCCAATGGTTCGACGAGCACGGCGAGTTTCGCCAGGAGATGTTCCCGAACGAGACGGTCGTGCTCGAGCCGCGGACGATTTCGGCGGGGCTCGCGCGGATGCGCTCGCTGTCGGTGCGCGGCGGCATGCAGGCGTGA
- a CDS encoding MurR/RpiR family transcriptional regulator → MPADFDELASLIRAQFSELSPQFQVGAAFLLDHPDEVAVSSMRKVAQRANVQPASLVRLAQQFGFPGWNELRDLFVARVRTRPQPLTQRARSLVKPNAKASLAADLLAAQRHNLEASAAQNAQALADAAKLIRKAAHVHVAGFRSCYPVAFGFVYGYRLFRPTVSLLTGVAGSLDMELRTIAKNSVTVVVSFAPYSAEATRVAQAARAHGGKIVAITDSAVSPIALHADAQLIFTHDSPSFFPSLVAAHALVEALVAQLLALEGGDAIAALEQAEAELHAKGAYVA, encoded by the coding sequence ATGCCCGCCGATTTCGACGAACTCGCGTCCCTGATTCGGGCGCAATTCTCCGAGCTGAGCCCGCAGTTCCAGGTGGGCGCGGCCTTCCTGCTCGATCATCCCGACGAGGTGGCCGTGTCGTCGATGCGCAAGGTCGCGCAGCGCGCGAACGTGCAGCCGGCGTCGCTCGTGCGGCTCGCGCAGCAATTCGGTTTTCCGGGCTGGAACGAGTTGCGCGACCTGTTCGTCGCGCGCGTGCGCACGCGGCCGCAGCCGCTCACGCAGCGCGCGCGCTCGCTGGTGAAGCCGAATGCGAAGGCGTCGCTCGCGGCCGATCTGCTCGCCGCGCAGCGGCACAATCTCGAGGCGAGCGCCGCGCAGAATGCGCAGGCGCTCGCCGATGCGGCGAAGCTGATCCGCAAGGCCGCGCACGTGCACGTCGCCGGTTTTCGCTCGTGCTACCCGGTCGCGTTCGGGTTCGTCTACGGCTATCGGCTGTTCCGGCCGACAGTGTCGCTGCTCACGGGCGTCGCGGGCTCGCTCGACATGGAACTGCGGACGATCGCGAAGAACAGCGTGACCGTGGTCGTCAGCTTCGCGCCGTATTCGGCCGAGGCGACGCGCGTCGCGCAGGCGGCGCGCGCGCACGGCGGCAAGATCGTCGCGATCACCGACAGCGCGGTGTCGCCGATCGCGTTGCACGCGGACGCGCAGCTGATCTTCACGCACGACAGCCCGTCGTTCTTCCCGTCGCTCGTTGCCGCGCACGCGCTCGTGGAGGCGCTCGTCGCACAGTTGCTCGCGCTCGAGGGCGGCGACGCGATCGCGGCACTCGAGCAAGCCGAGGCCGAACTGCACGCGAAGGGCGCCTACGTCGCCTGA
- a CDS encoding response regulator — MRVLLVEDDPLIGSGLEQGLKQEGFAVDWVQNGDAATLALRTTSYGLLLLDLGLPDKDGLAVLAALRRRDDALPVIVVTARDALPDRIAGLDCGADDYLVKPFALEELLARIRAVNRRQTGRAQTVLTVGALRLDPARHQVWRGGDEVALSPKEFVLLHELMREPGAVISREQFEERLYSWGEEIESNAVQVHIHNLRKKLGHDTILTVRGVGYRIGDGA; from the coding sequence ATGCGCGTATTGCTCGTCGAAGACGATCCGCTCATCGGCAGCGGACTTGAACAAGGGCTGAAGCAGGAAGGCTTCGCGGTCGACTGGGTGCAAAACGGCGACGCGGCGACGCTCGCGCTGCGCACGACGTCGTACGGGCTGCTGCTGCTCGATCTCGGCCTGCCGGACAAGGACGGCCTCGCGGTGCTCGCCGCGCTGCGCCGGCGCGACGACGCGCTGCCCGTGATCGTCGTCACCGCGCGCGACGCGCTGCCCGACCGGATCGCCGGCCTCGACTGCGGCGCCGACGACTACCTCGTCAAGCCGTTCGCGCTCGAAGAGCTGCTCGCGCGCATCCGCGCGGTGAACCGCCGCCAGACCGGCCGCGCGCAGACAGTGCTCACGGTCGGCGCGCTGCGGCTCGATCCGGCGCGCCATCAGGTGTGGCGCGGCGGCGACGAAGTCGCGCTGTCGCCGAAGGAATTCGTGCTGCTGCACGAGCTGATGCGCGAGCCGGGCGCGGTGATCTCGCGCGAGCAGTTCGAAGAGCGGCTGTACAGCTGGGGCGAGGAAATCGAAAGCAACGCGGTGCAGGTTCACATTCACAACCTGCGCAAGAAGCTCGGCCACGACACGATTCTCACGGTGCGCGGCGTCGGCTACCGGATCGGAGACGGCGCATGA
- a CDS encoding ATP-binding protein has protein sequence MTGARGFARRMTASLRGRLLMWLLPAACVVGVLASTGTYWGALRELDDLLDDQMRSMSKQIQVDDAGKLSIEGRDKLAKRHPADYDSDDVLLQVWRGSKLEFTTDPATQLPPPDAAGFVTLDAGGQRWHTYVRESAGTTIRVAQPRQARWEAIAGIAVHLLWPVLSLLPLLAIGLWLGIGYGLRPLGAIAAGLKRRHANRLDPLDITTVPTEAQPLASEINDLLERLDRSFTLQRDFIADAAHELRTPIMGLSIQTQLLQRTASADERARILAQIQAGTTRLSHLAEQLLTLARLEPETQSAPFAELDLAALGRSVVAERARIALAQHVDLGAVGTAPVRVAGNADTLRVLLNNLVDNAIRYAGAGTRVDVEARIDADGAPVLEVRDNGPGIPPADRERVWERFYRGGGAQLASASGSGLGLSIVKRIAEQHHAHVLLGTGADGRGLTVTVRFAAARGA, from the coding sequence ATGACGGGCGCGCGCGGCTTCGCGCGGCGCATGACCGCGTCGCTGCGCGGGCGGCTGCTGATGTGGCTACTGCCCGCCGCGTGCGTCGTCGGCGTGCTCGCGAGCACGGGCACCTATTGGGGCGCGCTGCGCGAGCTCGACGATCTGCTCGACGATCAGATGCGCAGCATGTCGAAGCAGATTCAGGTCGACGACGCCGGCAAGCTGTCGATCGAAGGACGCGACAAGCTCGCCAAGCGCCATCCGGCCGACTACGATTCCGACGACGTGCTGCTGCAGGTATGGCGCGGCAGCAAGCTCGAATTCACGACCGATCCGGCCACGCAACTGCCGCCGCCCGATGCCGCCGGCTTCGTGACGCTCGATGCGGGCGGCCAGCGCTGGCACACGTACGTGCGCGAGAGCGCGGGCACGACGATCCGCGTCGCGCAGCCGCGCCAGGCGCGCTGGGAAGCGATCGCGGGCATCGCCGTGCATCTGCTGTGGCCGGTGCTGTCGCTGCTGCCGCTGCTCGCGATCGGGCTGTGGCTCGGCATCGGCTACGGGCTGCGGCCGCTCGGCGCGATCGCCGCGGGCCTGAAGCGCCGCCACGCGAACCGCCTCGATCCGCTCGACATCACGACCGTGCCGACCGAAGCGCAGCCGCTCGCCTCCGAGATCAACGATCTGCTCGAGCGGCTCGATCGCTCGTTCACGCTGCAGCGCGATTTCATCGCGGACGCCGCGCACGAGCTGCGCACGCCGATCATGGGGCTGTCGATCCAGACGCAACTGCTGCAACGCACGGCGAGCGCCGACGAGCGCGCGCGCATCCTCGCGCAGATCCAGGCCGGCACGACGCGCCTGTCGCATCTCGCCGAGCAGTTGCTGACGCTCGCGCGCCTCGAGCCCGAAACGCAATCGGCGCCGTTCGCCGAACTCGACCTCGCCGCGCTCGGCCGCTCGGTCGTCGCCGAGCGCGCGCGCATCGCGCTCGCGCAGCACGTCGATCTCGGCGCGGTCGGCACGGCCCCCGTTCGCGTGGCGGGCAACGCGGACACGCTGCGCGTGCTGCTCAACAATCTCGTCGACAACGCGATCCGTTATGCGGGAGCGGGCACGCGCGTCGACGTCGAAGCGCGCATCGACGCCGACGGCGCGCCGGTGCTAGAAGTGCGCGACAACGGCCCCGGCATTCCGCCCGCCGACCGCGAGCGCGTGTGGGAGCGCTTCTATCGCGGCGGCGGCGCGCAACTCGCGTCGGCGTCGGGCAGCGGGCTTGGGTTGTCGATCGTCAAGCGCATCGCCGAGCAGCATCACGCGCACGTGTTGCTCGGGACCGGCGCCGACGGGCGCGGGCTGACGGTCACGGTGCGCTTCGCGGCGGCGCGGGGGGCGTGA
- a CDS encoding DUF899 family protein — protein sequence MTEHSMPVSAAELVKRNTTRWPNESDAYRRARDALLVEEIELRRRVERVAVLRRALPPGGEVTGDYRFEGERGPCDFAQLFGDRQTLVVYSYMFGPQRERPCPMCTSLLGAWNGEARDIEQRVALAVVARSPLERLVAFKRERGWRDLKLYCDLDGRYSRDYHAIGADGGEDPAINVFTRRDGTIRHFWSGEMGGWSADPGQDPRGAPDPMPLWTILDMTPEGRGVDWYPSLDYPD from the coding sequence ATGACGGAGCATTCGATGCCGGTTTCGGCCGCCGAGCTCGTGAAGCGCAATACGACCCGGTGGCCGAACGAAAGCGATGCCTATCGCCGTGCGCGCGACGCGCTGCTCGTCGAGGAGATCGAGCTGCGCCGGCGCGTCGAGCGGGTTGCCGTGCTGCGGCGCGCGCTGCCGCCGGGCGGCGAGGTGACGGGCGATTATCGTTTCGAGGGCGAGCGCGGCCCGTGCGATTTCGCGCAGCTGTTCGGCGACAGGCAGACGCTCGTCGTCTACAGCTACATGTTCGGGCCGCAGCGCGAGCGGCCGTGTCCGATGTGCACGTCGCTGCTCGGCGCGTGGAACGGCGAGGCGCGCGATATCGAGCAGCGCGTCGCGCTCGCGGTCGTCGCGCGCTCGCCGCTCGAGCGGCTCGTCGCGTTCAAGCGCGAGCGCGGCTGGCGCGACCTGAAGCTGTATTGCGATCTCGACGGCCGCTACAGCCGCGACTATCACGCGATCGGCGCCGACGGCGGCGAAGATCCGGCGATCAACGTGTTCACGCGCCGCGACGGCACGATCCGCCACTTCTGGAGCGGCGAGATGGGCGGCTGGAGCGCCGACCCCGGGCAGGACCCGCGCGGCGCGCCCGACCCGATGCCGCTGTGGACGATTCTCGACATGACGCCCGAAGGGCGCGGTGTCGACTGGTATCCGTCGCTCGACTATCCGGATTGA
- a CDS encoding glutathione S-transferase family protein has protein sequence MSLKFYGHPFSLYCQKVLIALYEYDVPFEWRLLAGDTPQASAEFAERWPLKHMPMIVDGDRTIVESTILIEYLGLRRPASVRLLPADAGAALDVRMMDRFFDCYVSTPLQKIVFDALRPQAERDARGVADARRMLDTSYAWLERTLDGRGWAAGEAFSLADCSAAPSLFYADWAHPIDPSLQRVIAYRKRLLARASFARAVDEARPYRHLFPLGAPDRD, from the coding sequence ATGAGCCTGAAGTTCTACGGGCATCCGTTTTCGCTGTATTGCCAGAAGGTGCTGATCGCGCTTTACGAGTACGACGTGCCGTTCGAATGGCGCCTGCTCGCGGGCGACACGCCGCAGGCGAGCGCCGAGTTCGCCGAGCGTTGGCCGCTCAAGCACATGCCGATGATCGTCGACGGCGATCGCACGATCGTCGAGTCGACGATCCTCATCGAATACCTCGGCCTGCGTCGTCCGGCGTCCGTGCGGCTGCTGCCCGCCGACGCGGGCGCGGCGCTCGACGTGCGGATGATGGACCGCTTCTTCGACTGCTATGTGTCGACGCCGTTGCAGAAGATCGTGTTCGATGCGCTGCGGCCGCAGGCCGAGCGCGACGCGCGCGGCGTGGCCGATGCGCGGCGGATGCTCGACACGTCGTATGCGTGGCTCGAGCGCACGCTCGATGGCCGCGGCTGGGCGGCGGGCGAAGCGTTCAGCCTGGCCGACTGCTCGGCCGCGCCTTCGCTGTTCTATGCGGACTGGGCGCATCCGATCGATCCGTCGCTGCAGCGCGTGATCGCGTATCGCAAGCGGCTGCTCGCGCGTGCGTCGTTCGCGCGGGCTGTCGACGAAGCGCGTCCGTACCGGCATCTGTTCCCGCTCGGCGCGCCCGACCGGGATTAG
- a CDS encoding VOC family protein, which produces MPTAVKPIPEGMHSLTPHLICDGAAAAIEFYKKAFDAVEITRLPSRDAGRLMHAAVRIGDSTLMLVDESAQCGALGPRALKGSPVFIHLYVPDVDAVVARAVEAGAKLTMPPADMFWGDRYGQLEDPFGHRWSVATHKRDLTPEQIREGMENCVPPGQ; this is translated from the coding sequence ATGCCTACCGCAGTCAAACCGATCCCCGAGGGGATGCATTCGCTGACCCCTCATCTGATTTGCGACGGCGCCGCCGCCGCGATCGAGTTCTACAAGAAAGCGTTCGACGCCGTCGAGATCACGCGGCTGCCGTCGCGCGATGCCGGCAGGCTGATGCATGCGGCCGTCAGGATCGGCGATTCGACGCTGATGCTCGTCGACGAATCGGCGCAGTGCGGCGCGCTCGGCCCGAGGGCGCTGAAGGGCTCGCCCGTGTTCATCCATCTGTACGTGCCGGACGTCGACGCGGTTGTCGCGCGCGCGGTGGAAGCGGGCGCGAAGCTGACGATGCCGCCCGCCGACATGTTCTGGGGCGACCGCTACGGCCAGCTCGAGGACCCGTTCGGTCATCGCTGGTCGGTTGCGACGCACAAGCGGGACTTGACGCCCGAGCAGATTCGCGAAGGGATGGAGAACTGCGTGCCGCCCGGGCAATGA